In a single window of the Terriglobus roseus genome:
- a CDS encoding sugar phosphate isomerase/epimerase family protein, translating into MMNRRSFLQNAAALTVMSSLPARASTRLPIRMAVEYNMLPDNLPIQQRFQLAKDCGYQQIECPTTSNQVDAEAMKAASEKVGLPIHSVMNMDHWKYPFTSADPAVVEKSLEGARTSIRNAHLWGASTVLLVPGVVNASTSYQDAYIRSQAVIRKLIPLAEELNVTLALEEVWNKFLLSPLEFARYIDEYHSPRVRAYFDVGNVVLYGYPQDWIRTLGKRIVKLHIKDFKFLRGKGGADSVARWVSPGDGDIDWIAIHTALSEIGYQGTATLELDPGDAKYLQEMRHRFDLILSGEMRARA; encoded by the coding sequence ATGATGAATCGTCGAAGCTTTCTGCAGAACGCCGCCGCACTCACCGTGATGTCTTCCCTGCCTGCCCGAGCGAGCACACGACTGCCGATCCGTATGGCGGTTGAGTACAACATGCTTCCCGATAATCTGCCGATCCAGCAGCGTTTTCAGCTCGCCAAAGATTGCGGGTATCAGCAGATCGAATGCCCCACGACATCCAATCAAGTCGATGCAGAGGCCATGAAGGCTGCTTCGGAAAAGGTGGGCTTGCCGATTCATTCCGTGATGAACATGGACCACTGGAAATACCCTTTTACCTCCGCCGATCCAGCAGTGGTGGAGAAGAGTCTCGAGGGCGCGCGCACTTCAATTCGCAATGCGCATCTGTGGGGTGCTTCAACAGTTCTGCTGGTACCCGGTGTGGTGAACGCATCAACCTCCTACCAGGACGCCTACATACGTTCGCAGGCAGTCATCCGCAAACTGATTCCCCTGGCAGAGGAATTGAATGTAACGCTTGCGCTTGAAGAGGTTTGGAACAAGTTCCTGCTTAGTCCGTTGGAGTTTGCGCGTTACATCGACGAATATCACTCCCCGCGCGTCCGCGCCTACTTCGATGTCGGCAACGTTGTGCTGTACGGATACCCGCAGGACTGGATACGCACGTTGGGCAAGCGTATCGTCAAGCTCCACATCAAAGACTTCAAGTTTCTGCGCGGTAAGGGTGGCGCGGACTCCGTAGCTCGCTGGGTCTCTCCAGGCGATGGCGACATTGATTGGATCGCCATCCATACGGCACTCAGCGAAATCGGATATCAAGGGACCGCAACTCTCGAACTGGATCCCGGAGATGCGAAGTATCTGCAGGAGATGCGGCACCGCTTCGATCTCATCTTGTCCGGCGAAATGCGTGCCAGGGCGTAG
- a CDS encoding ABC transporter ATP-binding protein, whose product MGDVIEVRHVSKVYDLGEVQVNALSDVSVTVKEGSFVAIMGPSGSGKSTFMNILGCLDRPTSGEYLLDGQSVGGLQRDELAAIRSEKIGFVFQNFNLLARTSALENVKLPLLYTSRPVENPDAMAMKALEAVGLGQRMHNQPTQLSGGQQQRVAIARALINQPRLILADEPTGALDSATSQEIMLLFRKVQQSSGITVIIVTHSDEVAAYAERILRFRDGMLVADERPALPAGAPDALELRG is encoded by the coding sequence ATGGGAGACGTGATCGAAGTCCGGCACGTCAGCAAGGTCTACGACCTGGGTGAGGTTCAGGTGAATGCGCTGAGCGACGTATCCGTGACCGTTAAGGAAGGTTCGTTTGTCGCCATCATGGGACCGTCCGGCTCCGGGAAGTCGACCTTCATGAACATTCTCGGCTGCCTGGACCGGCCTACGTCCGGCGAGTATTTGCTGGATGGTCAATCCGTGGGTGGGCTTCAACGGGATGAGCTTGCAGCCATACGAAGCGAAAAGATTGGCTTCGTCTTTCAGAACTTCAACCTGTTGGCGCGTACGTCGGCATTGGAGAATGTGAAGCTGCCGTTGCTGTACACTTCGCGTCCGGTTGAGAATCCTGACGCCATGGCGATGAAGGCACTCGAGGCTGTGGGATTAGGTCAACGAATGCACAATCAACCCACGCAACTCTCCGGAGGCCAGCAGCAGAGAGTTGCCATTGCACGTGCGCTGATCAACCAGCCGCGTCTGATTCTGGCCGATGAACCCACCGGGGCGCTTGATTCCGCGACAAGCCAGGAGATCATGCTGCTTTTCCGCAAGGTTCAGCAATCCAGCGGGATCACCGTAATCATCGTGACGCATTCGGACGAGGTGGCCGCCTATGCCGAACGCATCCTGCGTTTTCGGGATGGCATGCTTGTCGCCGATGAGCGTCCCGCTCTCCCCGCCGGCGCGCCGGATGCTCTGGAGCTTCGGGGATGA
- a CDS encoding ABC transporter permease yields MMHALSIIRVAFLAIRVNIVRSALTMLGIVIGVAAVIATVAVGTGASERVREQIASIGSNLVIVIPGSLTTSGLQLGTGSATTLTLADARELSSCCSHIRYAAPAVRGAATVVSEGTNWGTTVIGTTPAYFKIREIGAARGDLFTEQDVDRAAKIAMLGPTVATKMFGQSDPVGSTIRIKQVPFLVAAVLTAKGQSASGQDQDDVILLPISTAKQKVLGFKSANADAVDAVLMQASANNSINAAQDEASSLLRQRHHLLPGEADDFSMRNLEEVFKAQANSSRVMSLMLASVASVSLIVGGIGIMNIMLVSVRERTREIGLRLAVGAKTADILLQFLVEATALSATGGVIGVVIGVAGSLLVSHLAQWRTVISLNAVLLAVLFSALVGIGFGFYPARKAALLDPIEALRFE; encoded by the coding sequence ATGATGCATGCACTGTCAATCATTCGTGTTGCCTTCCTTGCGATCCGGGTGAACATCGTTCGCAGTGCCTTGACGATGCTGGGTATCGTCATTGGTGTCGCCGCTGTGATTGCAACGGTTGCCGTGGGAACTGGTGCGAGCGAGCGAGTGCGCGAGCAGATCGCGAGCATTGGCAGCAATCTCGTCATTGTGATCCCTGGCAGTCTTACAACGTCGGGCCTGCAACTGGGAACGGGAAGCGCGACCACACTTACGCTCGCGGACGCAAGGGAGTTGAGTTCCTGTTGTTCGCATATCCGTTACGCGGCGCCTGCGGTCCGTGGGGCCGCCACCGTTGTTTCGGAGGGCACGAACTGGGGAACCACGGTGATCGGGACGACCCCGGCGTACTTCAAGATCCGTGAGATTGGCGCAGCACGCGGGGATCTGTTTACGGAACAGGATGTCGACCGTGCGGCCAAGATCGCAATGCTCGGGCCGACGGTGGCCACAAAGATGTTTGGGCAGTCCGATCCAGTCGGCTCCACGATCCGGATTAAGCAGGTACCGTTTCTCGTTGCAGCGGTGTTGACTGCGAAGGGGCAGTCGGCCAGCGGGCAGGATCAGGATGACGTGATCCTGCTGCCGATTTCCACTGCGAAACAGAAGGTGCTTGGCTTCAAATCAGCGAACGCTGACGCGGTGGACGCGGTACTGATGCAGGCGTCGGCAAACAACAGCATCAATGCGGCGCAGGATGAGGCGAGTAGCCTGTTGCGGCAGCGGCATCACCTGTTGCCGGGGGAGGCGGATGACTTCTCCATGCGAAATCTGGAAGAGGTCTTCAAGGCGCAAGCGAATTCATCACGGGTCATGTCACTCATGCTCGCCTCCGTGGCGTCGGTCTCGCTGATCGTAGGTGGGATCGGCATCATGAACATCATGCTCGTCTCAGTTCGTGAGCGCACGCGGGAGATCGGGTTGAGGCTTGCCGTCGGAGCGAAGACCGCGGATATCCTCCTGCAGTTCCTGGTGGAGGCGACAGCCCTCTCTGCGACAGGCGGCGTGATCGGTGTGGTGATTGGTGTAGCCGGATCGCTGCTTGTCTCGCATCTTGCTCAGTGGCGCACCGTGATCAGCCTGAACGCGGTGCTGCTCGCTGTGTTGTTCTCCGCGCTGGTGGGAATAGGCTTCGGCTTCTATCCTGCGCGCAAGGCCGCGCTGCTCGATCCCATCGAGGCGCTGCGCTTCGAATAG
- a CDS encoding acido-empty-quinoprotein group A: MKLLSTLFLALLSLASVHAASPQQQTGAALDPAALVHPTPDSWPTYNGDYSGRRFSALHQINDKNVKSLSLAWLYQLPNLGEGLVRRLAGTPVVVNGVIYITVPDHVWAIDARTSKPLWHYAWASKGGIHLGNRGVGISGESLYFETPDCNLVALNIADGKKLWSQSICDLDQMYYASVAPLVVKDHVITGVSGDDLDRPGFLEAHDPKTGALQWRWSVVPKPGEPGSETWPNADAMAHGGGMTWISPTYDPELNLIYIGTGNPQPVIAASGRNGANLYTESIVALHADTGKMAWYFQPSPHDTHDWDAVQTPILFDGVIAGKPHKLLAQASRNGWFFVLDRESGKNYVSSEFVKTNWTTGVDSKGQPIPNPAKEPQIAGALVTPDASGGVNWAPSTFSPATGLFYVNATHSYSMFYIFDDSDKPEGWGGHEMGHWTQAMLQAVDYQTGKIKWSHKWETPGGESGLLSTAGNLVFAGDSNNNLIALDATEGKPLWHANLSTGMSNGPITYELDGHQYLLVGAGDKLFAFVMN, from the coding sequence ATGAAGCTTCTTTCAACACTCTTCCTTGCCCTGCTCTCTCTCGCCTCCGTGCATGCAGCAAGTCCACAACAGCAGACGGGCGCAGCGCTGGATCCAGCCGCGTTAGTGCATCCGACTCCAGATTCGTGGCCGACGTACAACGGGGATTACTCCGGTCGCCGTTTCAGCGCGCTCCATCAGATCAACGATAAGAACGTGAAGTCACTGAGCCTGGCGTGGCTGTACCAGTTACCCAACCTTGGGGAGGGGCTGGTGCGCCGGCTGGCTGGCACGCCGGTGGTTGTCAACGGCGTCATCTACATCACAGTGCCGGACCATGTTTGGGCGATTGACGCGCGGACCAGCAAGCCCTTGTGGCACTACGCGTGGGCATCCAAGGGCGGGATCCATCTTGGGAATCGCGGCGTCGGCATCTCTGGCGAGTCGTTGTACTTCGAGACACCGGACTGCAACCTCGTTGCCCTGAACATAGCGGATGGCAAGAAGCTTTGGAGTCAGTCGATCTGCGATCTGGACCAGATGTATTACGCATCGGTCGCGCCCCTGGTCGTGAAGGATCATGTCATCACCGGTGTGAGTGGCGATGACCTGGATCGACCCGGGTTCCTTGAAGCCCATGATCCAAAGACAGGCGCACTGCAGTGGCGCTGGTCAGTGGTGCCAAAGCCGGGCGAGCCGGGGTCTGAGACATGGCCGAACGCGGATGCGATGGCCCACGGTGGTGGCATGACCTGGATCTCCCCCACCTACGATCCGGAGTTGAATCTCATCTACATCGGCACAGGTAATCCTCAGCCAGTGATTGCCGCCAGTGGACGCAATGGCGCCAATCTTTACACAGAGTCCATCGTGGCTCTCCATGCCGATACGGGAAAGATGGCTTGGTACTTTCAACCTTCACCGCACGATACCCACGACTGGGACGCGGTGCAGACGCCAATCCTGTTCGATGGCGTGATCGCTGGCAAGCCGCACAAACTCCTGGCGCAGGCAAGTCGTAATGGTTGGTTCTTCGTACTCGACCGCGAGTCAGGAAAAAATTACGTTAGTTCCGAATTCGTCAAGACAAACTGGACCACAGGTGTGGACTCCAAAGGACAACCGATTCCCAACCCCGCCAAGGAACCGCAGATCGCCGGCGCACTCGTCACCCCCGACGCTTCGGGCGGCGTGAACTGGGCGCCTTCCACATTCAGTCCGGCGACTGGCTTGTTTTACGTGAACGCCACACATTCGTATTCGATGTTCTACATCTTTGACGACAGCGACAAACCCGAGGGCTGGGGCGGCCACGAGATGGGCCATTGGACTCAGGCCATGCTGCAAGCCGTGGATTACCAGACCGGCAAAATTAAATGGAGCCACAAGTGGGAGACACCAGGCGGCGAGAGCGGCCTGCTGAGCACTGCCGGGAACCTTGTGTTTGCAGGAGACTCCAACAACAATCTCATCGCCCTGGATGCGACCGAGGGCAAACCGCTCTGGCATGCCAACCTGAGCACAGGTATGTCGAATGGTCCCATCACCTATGAACTGGATGGCCATCAATACCTTCTTGTGGGTGCCGGCGACAAGCTCTTCGCTTTCGTCATGAACTAA
- a CDS encoding SDR family NAD(P)-dependent oxidoreductase, with product MSSNKGTALITGASTGIGAVYADRLAKRGYDLILVARSKEKLDEVAKEIHSSTSRKAETLQADLSVAADVKRVADRLASDQLITAFVNNAGIASTGKLLESDPDYLDQIIQINITAFTRLAIAAATSFAKRSSGTIVNIGSVVALAPELLNGTYSGSKAYVQNFSTALKNELADKGVTVQVVLPGATATPLWGKSGVNVHTDLPAEWVMTTEDMVDASLAGLDQGEFVTIPALPDVADFEAYEESRLALAPSLSRRDPAPRYGIGTKR from the coding sequence ATGTCCAGCAACAAAGGTACCGCCCTCATCACGGGTGCTTCGACCGGAATCGGCGCGGTCTACGCCGACCGACTCGCGAAGCGTGGCTACGATCTGATTCTCGTCGCGCGTAGCAAAGAAAAGCTCGACGAGGTTGCAAAGGAAATCCACTCCAGCACCAGCCGTAAGGCCGAAACACTGCAGGCCGACCTTTCCGTCGCCGCCGACGTCAAGCGCGTTGCAGATCGCCTCGCTTCCGACCAGCTGATTACAGCGTTTGTGAATAACGCCGGCATCGCCTCAACCGGCAAGTTGTTGGAGTCGGACCCGGACTATCTTGATCAAATCATTCAGATCAACATCACTGCCTTCACGAGGCTCGCAATCGCAGCAGCAACCAGCTTCGCAAAGCGGTCCAGTGGAACTATCGTCAACATCGGCTCCGTCGTCGCATTGGCGCCCGAACTCTTGAATGGCACCTACAGCGGCAGCAAAGCGTATGTGCAGAATTTCAGCACCGCACTCAAGAACGAGCTAGCGGACAAAGGTGTCACCGTGCAGGTAGTGCTGCCCGGAGCCACGGCAACCCCGCTATGGGGAAAGTCAGGCGTGAACGTTCATACGGACCTCCCTGCCGAATGGGTTATGACCACCGAAGACATGGTCGACGCCTCGCTCGCGGGACTGGATCAAGGTGAGTTCGTCACGATTCCTGCGCTGCCAGATGTCGCAGATTTCGAAGCGTACGAAGAGTCGCGCCTGGCGCTCGCTCCAAGCTTGTCGCGCAGGGATCCAGCTCCCCGTTACGGCATAGGAACGAAGCGCTAA
- a CDS encoding efflux RND transporter periplasmic adaptor subunit, whose amino-acid sequence MRLRIRDIGLGVDTAKIEMGSIQSVVTATGNLNPVVNVQVGSQVSGNIQALYADFNTRVTKGQLIAQIDPSIFESEVDAAAATVRQQESAVTAAEAQIAKAEADAGAVNGSLKNAEAIVMKDTATLQNLELQWNRANGLYEQSVVSKEFRDSAQAVYAAAVAQVDADHSQVEAAKLNLTAAQANIRTVQEQRRSAAAQLQQSQAALRQASINLEHTRIVAPVSGTVIARHFDVGQTVAASFQAPDIFDIGEDLTKMQVDTSVDEADVGVVQTGQSATFTVDAYPGRTFQGTVFSVRRAPITAQNVVTYDVVVTVPNQDLKLFPGMTAKVTIFTAKQDRVLRVVNAALRYSPSVAVTKAIGPMGSAKGDAARLYLVSGEAVTVVPVVPGLTDGRYTAVTSNLLKVGDEVIVRDSPDKSTSAAPGPPGRRPF is encoded by the coding sequence ATGCGTTTGCGAATCAGAGACATAGGCCTTGGCGTCGACACAGCCAAGATCGAGATGGGCAGCATTCAGTCGGTGGTCACAGCAACTGGCAATCTCAATCCGGTCGTCAACGTTCAGGTGGGCAGCCAGGTCTCGGGAAACATTCAAGCCCTGTATGCCGACTTCAACACGCGGGTAACGAAAGGGCAGCTCATCGCCCAGATCGATCCGTCCATCTTTGAGTCAGAGGTGGATGCTGCGGCTGCGACCGTTCGCCAGCAGGAGAGCGCGGTGACAGCGGCAGAGGCGCAGATTGCAAAGGCCGAAGCGGATGCGGGCGCGGTGAATGGATCGCTTAAAAATGCAGAAGCTATCGTCATGAAAGACACGGCCACGCTTCAAAATCTGGAACTGCAGTGGAACCGCGCCAATGGCCTTTACGAACAGAGTGTTGTCTCAAAAGAGTTTCGCGACTCTGCACAGGCGGTATATGCCGCCGCCGTGGCCCAGGTGGATGCCGATCACTCACAAGTGGAAGCTGCGAAGTTGAACCTGACGGCGGCGCAGGCGAATATTCGCACCGTGCAGGAACAGCGGAGGAGCGCGGCCGCACAGCTGCAGCAGTCCCAGGCAGCGCTACGACAGGCATCCATCAATCTCGAGCACACACGTATCGTTGCACCTGTCTCCGGCACGGTGATTGCAAGGCACTTTGATGTGGGGCAGACGGTCGCTGCGTCCTTCCAGGCGCCGGATATCTTTGACATCGGCGAGGACCTTACCAAGATGCAGGTGGACACCAGCGTCGATGAGGCGGATGTGGGTGTTGTGCAGACCGGACAGTCGGCCACCTTCACTGTCGATGCCTACCCCGGAAGAACTTTCCAGGGAACCGTCTTTAGCGTGCGCAGAGCTCCGATTACAGCGCAGAACGTTGTGACCTACGATGTCGTCGTAACCGTGCCAAACCAGGATCTCAAACTCTTTCCAGGCATGACGGCCAAAGTCACGATCTTTACCGCGAAGCAGGATCGTGTGCTGCGTGTGGTGAATGCAGCGCTGCGCTACAGTCCGAGTGTTGCTGTCACCAAGGCGATTGGCCCCATGGGGTCTGCCAAGGGAGACGCAGCTCGCCTCTATCTCGTCTCTGGAGAGGCTGTCACGGTCGTTCCGGTCGTCCCCGGTCTGACGGATGGGCGATACACAGCGGTCACTTCGAACCTACTGAAGGTTGGCGATGAAGTGATTGTGCGGGACAGCCCCGACAAGTCCACCAGCGCTGCGCCGGGCCCACCAGGCCGTCGGCCATTTTAA
- a CDS encoding FG-GAP-like repeat-containing protein has protein sequence MFDASNGVVSRGQVKFYDGSRLVGTSQIITQGAGPIGNAVLRTRFGGGSHSLKAIFSGVTNLGNNSQSVVQVLTVSASTPGGVAPTYSMTLAASPSLSTPPYTLTASITANTPTAPAGTVSFQDLYTSSEIATAPLVAGPTQSLNYVQGSAPVATTVTGLPAYDYNSDGIVDLLSVESSTGVVSLALGNGDGTFKSPTVLYTQSAGSPALIADFNADGNLDVLLLNALLLGRGDGTFVQGPTPPSLSSASVLGDFDRDGATDYAFVNAGNLYVSYGNGDGTFQTPIAQGSIGGTISNGASASADFNGDGIDDVVTTVFHGDGVLGNDLVMLLSNGNRTFQPYRAVNPSYNGARAFSITPGDFNGDGITDLAYIRPTFTHPFQTTAAVYVNLGVGDGTFQPGVNLTDAITWTPQSVATGDLNGDGRLDLVFFDGSVNFLFGQGDGTFARNAAIGPYTSSSTGGAIVTADLNSDGMLDVIVSKSTFLASAISSATATVSNLTLAGGGIHQVTAQYSPDGISIVKSNTINLSGTQSNTVLAGSGFSPAMGLHLNGSAALNGAKLRLTDGQQYQAGSAWSTSPLYMRSFSTSFDFQITNPDADGFTLTLQNSAPTALGSVGGELGFNFIPNSVALKFDLYNNAGEGANSVGVYAAGDTLTGPGTMLPSNIDLHSGHQFYAQVTYTGSKLVLVLRDTSTNASYTFTKNNIDLVQMIGSDYAYVGFTGATGGLTSTVDILDWFYTPKVTIYQPNSSDPVSTNGSAVTTSNGISLVDGGQGEAGSAWSTTPVNINNFDVTFNASVQNNTSGPAADGFTFTLQNSGPTALGTGGGELGFNFIPNSIAFKFDLYNNSGEGAPSVGLFNAGDTLTGASTVLPASINLVGSNNYELKYDGTTLTMIINPGATNTFTYKTQVNLRNAVQGNTAYIGFTAGTGALTSAIQIYSWNTTLGIN, from the coding sequence GTGTTTGACGCTTCCAACGGTGTCGTCTCCCGCGGGCAAGTGAAGTTCTACGATGGTAGCCGGCTCGTTGGTACGAGCCAGATTATTACCCAGGGCGCCGGTCCCATCGGGAACGCGGTTTTGCGTACGCGCTTTGGTGGCGGTTCGCATTCTCTCAAGGCTATCTTTTCCGGCGTCACTAATCTGGGCAACAATAGTCAATCGGTCGTTCAGGTTCTAACTGTGAGTGCGTCGACGCCTGGTGGCGTGGCTCCGACCTACTCGATGACTCTTGCTGCATCGCCCTCCCTAAGCACTCCTCCGTACACGTTGACAGCATCGATCACGGCGAATACCCCTACTGCTCCTGCCGGGACCGTTTCATTCCAGGACCTTTACACGAGTTCTGAAATCGCAACCGCACCACTTGTCGCCGGCCCTACTCAGAGCCTGAATTATGTACAGGGTTCGGCTCCCGTCGCTACGACTGTGACCGGCCTTCCGGCATACGACTACAACAGCGACGGGATCGTGGATCTGCTTTCAGTTGAGAGTTCAACCGGGGTAGTTTCGCTGGCTCTTGGAAACGGCGATGGCACTTTCAAATCGCCTACAGTGTTGTATACGCAGAGCGCCGGCTCCCCAGCGTTGATCGCGGACTTTAATGCTGACGGCAACTTGGACGTGCTCCTGTTGAACGCGCTTCTCCTGGGGAGAGGAGACGGAACATTTGTTCAGGGACCGACCCCGCCAAGCCTCAGCTCGGCTTCAGTTTTGGGTGATTTCGATAGGGACGGCGCGACGGATTATGCGTTCGTTAATGCCGGGAATCTATATGTCAGCTATGGCAATGGAGACGGCACGTTCCAGACGCCGATCGCGCAAGGTTCCATTGGCGGCACTATCTCCAATGGTGCTTCTGCCTCCGCTGACTTTAATGGCGACGGGATTGACGACGTCGTCACTACTGTATTCCATGGTGATGGAGTCTTGGGCAATGACCTTGTAATGCTGTTGAGCAATGGTAATCGCACCTTTCAGCCGTATCGAGCGGTAAACCCGAGCTATAACGGTGCACGGGCGTTCTCCATCACTCCGGGAGACTTCAACGGAGACGGCATCACGGATCTCGCATACATTCGTCCAACGTTCACGCACCCCTTCCAGACCACTGCTGCTGTCTACGTCAACCTTGGAGTTGGCGACGGAACGTTTCAACCTGGAGTTAACTTAACCGATGCAATCACCTGGACACCACAGTCAGTAGCAACTGGTGACTTGAATGGCGACGGACGCCTCGACCTCGTTTTCTTCGACGGTTCGGTAAACTTTCTCTTCGGACAGGGCGACGGCACCTTCGCGAGGAATGCCGCTATTGGTCCGTACACGTCCTCCTCGACAGGCGGGGCCATTGTTACTGCAGACCTAAACAGCGATGGCATGCTGGATGTCATCGTGAGCAAGAGCACGTTCCTCGCTTCTGCAATAAGCTCAGCCACTGCAACGGTCAGCAACCTCACGCTTGCTGGCGGTGGGATTCATCAGGTGACCGCGCAGTACAGCCCTGACGGTATCTCAATCGTTAAGAGCAACACCATCAACCTGTCAGGCACACAGTCCAACACGGTGCTGGCTGGCTCTGGCTTTTCACCGGCCATGGGTCTGCACTTGAATGGTTCGGCTGCTCTCAATGGGGCTAAGCTTCGCCTGACGGATGGGCAACAGTATCAGGCAGGATCCGCCTGGAGTACCTCGCCACTCTACATGCGTTCCTTCTCCACGTCTTTCGACTTCCAGATCACGAATCCTGATGCGGACGGTTTCACTCTGACGCTGCAGAACTCTGCCCCGACGGCTCTTGGGTCTGTTGGTGGCGAGCTCGGCTTCAACTTCATTCCCAACAGCGTGGCACTGAAGTTCGACCTCTACAACAACGCCGGTGAAGGGGCCAACTCCGTTGGCGTGTATGCTGCTGGCGACACGCTTACCGGACCTGGGACCATGCTTCCATCGAACATTGACCTGCACAGCGGTCACCAGTTCTATGCACAGGTGACGTACACCGGCAGCAAGTTAGTGCTTGTCCTGCGAGACACTTCGACGAACGCGTCCTATACCTTTACCAAAAACAACATTGATCTTGTGCAGATGATCGGATCGGACTATGCGTACGTAGGCTTCACGGGCGCCACAGGGGGTTTAACTTCAACGGTCGATATTCTTGACTGGTTCTACACTCCCAAGGTGACCATCTATCAACCGAATTCCTCCGACCCTGTTTCCACCAATGGCAGTGCTGTTACTACGAGCAACGGCATCTCGCTGGTGGACGGCGGGCAAGGTGAGGCCGGCTCAGCATGGAGCACGACGCCGGTCAACATCAACAACTTCGATGTGACGTTCAATGCGTCCGTGCAAAACAATACGTCCGGACCCGCAGCCGATGGTTTCACCTTCACCTTGCAAAACAGCGGCCCGACAGCCTTGGGGACCGGTGGCGGCGAACTCGGCTTCAACTTCATTCCGAACAGCATCGCTTTCAAGTTCGATCTCTATAACAACTCCGGAGAGGGCGCGCCATCCGTTGGGCTCTTCAATGCTGGTGACACCCTGACTGGTGCTTCGACGGTCTTACCGGCAAGCATCAACCTTGTCGGGTCGAACAACTACGAATTAAAGTACGACGGCACCACGCTGACGATGATCATCAATCCGGGAGCAACGAACACCTTCACCTACAAGACGCAGGTCAATCTACGGAATGCCGTCCAAGGAAACACTGCTTATATCGGCTTCACAGCCGGAACGGGCGCGTTGACTTCGGCCATCCAGATTTACTCGTGGAACACTACGCTGGGCATCAACTAA
- a CDS encoding cytochrome C, giving the protein MAGIAPLAAIGQEPSASLPDAPHRDTVQRACSGCHTVQMFAGRRMTRQQWGTTVSNMIGRGAKISDDEFDQIVGYLATTFPLNGSSTASTPTAAQTKPARKPSLIDQAGADDKQVVDEEAAARGKTVYITGCITCHGTRARGGSRGADLLRSVLVLHDRYGSTLGPYLAEGHPKSKPAILSKEQVTDLSHFLHQQISDTLRTGPYNNPLNILVGDARAGRLYFENTGGCTRCHSVTGDLQHIASKYDAPALQQKIVFPDNRAITKQGTASRQHGAITVTVTTPSGTSVTGEPTDIDDFHVSLRDAAGHYYSFTRSADLKVEKHDPLAGHQALLDTYTDMDIHDLVSYLETLQ; this is encoded by the coding sequence ATGGCTGGCATCGCACCCCTGGCTGCGATTGGGCAAGAACCCAGTGCGTCACTGCCGGACGCTCCCCATCGCGACACGGTGCAGCGCGCCTGCTCAGGCTGTCATACGGTTCAGATGTTTGCCGGGCGCAGGATGACCCGGCAGCAATGGGGCACGACCGTCTCGAACATGATCGGCCGCGGAGCGAAGATCTCCGACGACGAGTTCGATCAGATTGTCGGCTATCTCGCGACGACATTTCCCTTGAACGGCTCGTCTACCGCCAGCACGCCAACTGCGGCGCAGACCAAACCCGCCCGCAAGCCCAGCCTGATTGATCAGGCTGGTGCTGACGATAAGCAGGTTGTCGATGAGGAGGCCGCCGCGCGTGGCAAGACGGTCTACATTACGGGGTGCATTACCTGTCACGGAACGCGAGCACGCGGCGGCAGTCGCGGTGCTGATTTGCTGCGCTCTGTGCTGGTCCTGCATGACCGCTATGGCAGCACGCTCGGGCCCTACCTTGCCGAAGGACATCCAAAGAGCAAACCGGCGATTCTGAGCAAGGAGCAAGTGACGGATCTATCGCATTTTCTCCATCAGCAGATTAGCGATACGTTGCGCACCGGGCCGTATAACAATCCGCTGAACATCCTGGTGGGCGATGCCCGGGCGGGCAGGCTTTACTTTGAGAACACGGGCGGCTGCACGCGGTGCCACTCGGTCACGGGCGACCTGCAACATATCGCCAGTAAATACGATGCACCTGCGCTGCAGCAAAAGATCGTCTTCCCCGATAACCGCGCAATTACCAAGCAAGGGACAGCATCGCGTCAACACGGTGCCATCACGGTCACCGTCACAACCCCCTCAGGGACGTCGGTAACGGGTGAGCCCACCGATATCGACGACTTCCATGTCTCCCTGCGCGACGCTGCGGGACACTACTACAGCTTCACCCGCAGCGCTGACCTCAAGGTGGAGAAGCACGACCCTCTTGCCGGTCATCAAGCATTACTCGACACATACACCGATATGGATATCCACGACTTGGTGTCGTATCTGGAGACCCTGCAATGA